One Brassica napus cultivar Da-Ae chromosome A5, Da-Ae, whole genome shotgun sequence DNA window includes the following coding sequences:
- the LOC111215587 gene encoding endoglucanase 11-like — protein sequence MEIHRHSRWHFLLLITISSAISLIGVSSETEVGGFDYGEALSKSLLYFEAQRSGRLPYNQRVTWRDHSGLTDGLEQGVDLVGGYHDAGDHVKFGLPMAFTVTMLSWSVIEYGDSLASTGELSHALEAIKWGTDYFIKAHTSPNVLWAEVGDGDTDHYCWQRPEDMTTSRRAFKIDENNPGSDLAGETAAAMAAASIVFRTTNPHYSHLLLHHAQQLFEFGDKYRGKYDESLRVVKSYYASVSGYMDELLWGATWLYRATDNDHYMSYVVDMAHQLGGLSWAMSEFSWDVKFAGVQLLASMLIKEDKHKQHSEVLQQYKSKADHYLCSILNKNINGTNVQRTPGGLLYVRQWNNMQYVSTASFLLTVYSDHLRKSNSDLECHEGTVTPDEMLVFAKSQIDYILGSNPMKTSYLVGYGPKYPTRVHHRGASIASYKDYKGFIGCTQGYDYWYGRSEPNPSVLVGALVGGPDDRDNFFDRRDNYVQTEACTYNTAPLVGVFARLIEIEEQKLEEEDVRLVATYRK from the exons ATGGAGATTCACCGACACAGCCGATGGCATTTTCTCCTTTTGATAACTATCTCCTCCGCCATATCGTTGATCGGTGTTTCTTCAGAGACAGAGGTTGGAGGGTTCGACTATGGTGAAGCATTGTCTAAGAGCTTACTCTACTTCGAAGCTCAAAGATCAGGTCGACTTCCGTACAACCAGCGCGTGACGTGGCGTGATCACTCCGGTCTCACCGACGGTCTAGAGCAAGGG GTGGATTTAGTGGGAGGATATCATGACGCCGGAGACCATGTTAAATTTGGACTTCCGATGGCTTTCACGGTGACAATGCTGTCTTGGAGTGTAATAGAGTACGGTGACTCACTCGCTTCCACCGGCGAGCTATCTCACGCGCTTGAAGCCATCAAATGGGGAACCGATTACTTCATCAAAGCTCACACAAGCCCAAATGTTCTATGGGCCGAAGTAGGCGACGGTGACACTGACCACTACTGTTGGCAGAGACCGGAGGACATGACGACTTCACGGCGAGCTTTCAAGATCGACGAGAATAATCCTGGATCAGATCTGGCCGGAGAAACAGCCGCGGCTATGGCTGCAGCTTCGATCGTATTCCGCACAACCAATCCACATTACTCTCACCTTCTCCTGCACCATGCCCAACAA TTGTTTGAGTTTGGAGACAAGTACAGAGGCAAATATGATGAGAGTCTACGTGTTGTAAAAAGTTATTATGCCTCGGTGAGTGGTTACATGGACGAGCTTTTATGGGGTGCCACATGGCTCTATCGAGCCACCGACAATGATCACTATATGAGTTATGTGGTTGACATGGCGCACCAACTCGGTGGCCTTTCTTGGGCCATGTCTGAGTTCAGCTGGGACGTCAAGTTCGCTGGTGTTCAACTTCTCGCCTCCATG tTGATAAAAGAAGACAAACACAAGCAACATTCTGAAGTCCTACAACAGTACAAATCAAAGGCCGATCATTACCTATGCTCAATTCTCAACAAGAACATCAACGGCACAAATGTCCAACGAACACCAGGCGGTTTACTCTACGTCCGGCAATGGAACAACATGCAATACGTTTCTACCGCATCTTTCCTCCTAACAGTGTATTCCGACCACCTCCGTAAATCAAACTCCGATCTCGAATGCCACGAAGGAACTGTTACTCCTGATGAGATGCTCGTGTTTGCCAAGTCGCAAATAGACTACATTTTAGGATCAAACCCGATGAAAACAAGTTACCTAGTCGGATACGGTCCAAAATATCCGACTAGGGTTCATCATAGAGGTGCATCGATCGCTTCTTATAAAGATTACAAAGGGTTCATTGGATGCACTCAAGGGTATGATTATTGGTACGGACGGTCCGAGCCTAATCCAAGTGTTTTAGTTGGGGCTTTGGTCGGAGGACCGGATGACCGAGATAATTTTTTTGACCGGAGGGATAATTACGTTCAAACCGAGGCTTGTACGTACAATACTGCCCCTTTGGTCGGTGTGTTTGCGAGACTTATAGAGATTGAGGAGCAGaaacttgaagaagaagatgttcgCCTGGTTGCAACTTATAGGAAATAG
- the LOC111215586 gene encoding uncharacterized protein LOC111215586 isoform X1 — protein sequence MTDRARRICDELRVCREEAIFYLEGFDWDLDAAMEACRSKTLDLPSLTVEPPPEKEKSSPKVQSPLPSTTTGSQSRNELIVQFINFAVGSDVQDATSYLERNDWDLDRAVLQFCDERRPTPSQRKLNRKLGRLCSEEEQVPKAIPPMVSSHMKVQESTSLVQDREDKLSPVKESAEGTLSSVSSSQLTNTPEEQLSQWKEEGIKSFFKVAIKASREAAIACLSHCKWNQEDAISYFFGDYTEAIQDSTSPVKESAVAVPSSMSSSQLMSWPEEQLSRLKEKIIKSFRDVVMVASREDAEACLDYGEWNQEDAISYFYGDYAEANPEIARSQADGKAVDEEAGGGYFSKAKAKAHVKEISSPKQTREDSRTSEQPSRWKDELINSFVELADGVVTRDVATVYLTLSNWNVEKAFSCLLEETSQVQASHGSPNKNYLEEDETGSSSSSSNADSTDTGNATVASSLADENVKDEDVEEELSPAPITTTTTTSTVELEIILDDGESGVQVWIIFRSDQTVRDIRNRIAWFRPEDKRDYYLKSDTGVEYRDLDTTVHSITSGSRGSTILHQMYST from the exons ATGACTGATCGGGCGAGACGGATCTGCGACGAACTCCGAGTTTGCAGAGAAGAAGCGATCTTCTACCTCGAAGGATTCGATTGGGACTTGGACGCAGCGATGGAGGCTTGCCGCAGCAAAACCTTGGACTTGCCGTCTCTCACTGTTGAACCTCCGCCGGAGAAAGAGAAATCATCTCCGAAAGTTCAATCGCCACTTCCATCGACGACGACCGGTTCGCAATCGAGAAACGAACTTATCGTACAGTTCATCAATTTCGCCGTTGGATCGGATGTACAAGACGCGACCTCGTACCTCGAGCGCAACGATTGGGATTTAGATCGAGCCGTCTTGCAGTTCTGCGACGAGCGCCGTCCAACGCCTTCTCAGAGGAAGCTGAATCGGAAGCTTGGGCG TCTCTGCAGTGAAGAAGAACAAGTCCCTAAAGCTATACCTCCAATGGTGTCATCTCACATGAAG GTTCAAGAAAGTACAAGTCTTGTTCAAGATAGGGAAGACAAGCTTTCCCCCGTCAAGGAATCTGCTGAGGGGACGCTGTCAAGTGTGAGTTCGAGTCAGCTGACGAATACGCCTGAAGAGCAACTGTCTCAGTGGAAAGAGGAAGGTATCAAATCATTCTTCAAAGTGGCTATTAAAGCGTCTCGAGAAGCTGCGATCGCTTGCCTCAGTCATTGCAAGTGGAATCAAGAGGACGCCATCAGTTATTTCTTTGGAGATTACACAGAAGCT ATTCAAGATAGTACAAGTCCCGTTAAGGAATCTGCTGTGGCTGTGCCGTCAAGTATGAGTTCGAGTCAGCTGATGAGTTGGCCTGAAGAGCAACTGTCTCGactgaaagaaaaaattatcaaatcATTCCGCGATGTGGTTATGGTAGCGTCTCGAGAAGACGCAGAAGCTTGCCTCGATTACGGCGAGTGGAATCAAGAAGACGCCATCAGTTATTTCTATGGAGATTACGCAGAAGCTAATCCTGAAATTGCGCGGTCTCAGGCAGAT GGTAAGGCTGTTGACGAAGAAGCTGGTGGAGGATATTTCTCTAAAGCTAAAGCTAAAGCTCATGTGAAG GAAATTTCAAGTCCTAAACAAACTAGGGAAGATTCACGTACGAGTGAGCAACCTTCTCGATGGAAAGATGAACTCATCAATTCATTCGTCGAACTGGCTGATGGAGTAGTTACACGAGACGTTGCAACCGTTTACCTTACACTGAGCAATTGGAATGTAGAGAAAGCCTTCTCCTGTCTATTGGAAGAGACATCGCAGGTTCAGGCTTCACATGGTTCCCCAAACAAAAATTACTTGGAAGAAGACGAGACTGGGAGCTCTTCTAG TTCCAGTAATGCTGACTCGACCGATACAGGAAACGCCACCGTAGCATCGTCTCTAGCGGAT GAAAATGTAAAGGATGAGGATGttgaagaagagttatccccagctcctattactactactactactactagtaCAGTAGAACTAGAAATCATTTTGGACGATGGTGAATCTGGGGTACAGGTATGGATTATTTTTAGATCAGACCAAACCGTCAGAGACATCCGCAACAGGATTGCCTGGTTTAGACCAGAAGACAAGAGAGACTACTACTTAAAGTCTGATACCGGAGTAGAGTACAGGGATTTGGATACAACAGTACACAGCATTACCTCTGGTTCTCGTGGCTCTACAATTCTCCACCAGATGTACTCCACTTAG
- the LOC111215586 gene encoding uncharacterized protein LOC111215586 isoform X2, whose product MTDRARRICDELRVCREEAIFYLEGFDWDLDAAMEACRSKTLDLPSLTVEPPPEKEKSSPKVQSPLPSTTTGSQSRNELIVQFINFAVGSDVQDATSYLERNDWDLDRAVLQFCDERRPTPSQRKLNRKLGREEEQVPKAIPPMVSSHMKVQESTSLVQDREDKLSPVKESAEGTLSSVSSSQLTNTPEEQLSQWKEEGIKSFFKVAIKASREAAIACLSHCKWNQEDAISYFFGDYTEAIQDSTSPVKESAVAVPSSMSSSQLMSWPEEQLSRLKEKIIKSFRDVVMVASREDAEACLDYGEWNQEDAISYFYGDYAEANPEIARSQADGKAVDEEAGGGYFSKAKAKAHVKEISSPKQTREDSRTSEQPSRWKDELINSFVELADGVVTRDVATVYLTLSNWNVEKAFSCLLEETSQVQASHGSPNKNYLEEDETGSSSSSSNADSTDTGNATVASSLADENVKDEDVEEELSPAPITTTTTTSTVELEIILDDGESGVQVWIIFRSDQTVRDIRNRIAWFRPEDKRDYYLKSDTGVEYRDLDTTVHSITSGSRGSTILHQMYST is encoded by the exons ATGACTGATCGGGCGAGACGGATCTGCGACGAACTCCGAGTTTGCAGAGAAGAAGCGATCTTCTACCTCGAAGGATTCGATTGGGACTTGGACGCAGCGATGGAGGCTTGCCGCAGCAAAACCTTGGACTTGCCGTCTCTCACTGTTGAACCTCCGCCGGAGAAAGAGAAATCATCTCCGAAAGTTCAATCGCCACTTCCATCGACGACGACCGGTTCGCAATCGAGAAACGAACTTATCGTACAGTTCATCAATTTCGCCGTTGGATCGGATGTACAAGACGCGACCTCGTACCTCGAGCGCAACGATTGGGATTTAGATCGAGCCGTCTTGCAGTTCTGCGACGAGCGCCGTCCAACGCCTTCTCAGAGGAAGCTGAATCGGAAGCTTGGGCG TGAAGAAGAACAAGTCCCTAAAGCTATACCTCCAATGGTGTCATCTCACATGAAG GTTCAAGAAAGTACAAGTCTTGTTCAAGATAGGGAAGACAAGCTTTCCCCCGTCAAGGAATCTGCTGAGGGGACGCTGTCAAGTGTGAGTTCGAGTCAGCTGACGAATACGCCTGAAGAGCAACTGTCTCAGTGGAAAGAGGAAGGTATCAAATCATTCTTCAAAGTGGCTATTAAAGCGTCTCGAGAAGCTGCGATCGCTTGCCTCAGTCATTGCAAGTGGAATCAAGAGGACGCCATCAGTTATTTCTTTGGAGATTACACAGAAGCT ATTCAAGATAGTACAAGTCCCGTTAAGGAATCTGCTGTGGCTGTGCCGTCAAGTATGAGTTCGAGTCAGCTGATGAGTTGGCCTGAAGAGCAACTGTCTCGactgaaagaaaaaattatcaaatcATTCCGCGATGTGGTTATGGTAGCGTCTCGAGAAGACGCAGAAGCTTGCCTCGATTACGGCGAGTGGAATCAAGAAGACGCCATCAGTTATTTCTATGGAGATTACGCAGAAGCTAATCCTGAAATTGCGCGGTCTCAGGCAGAT GGTAAGGCTGTTGACGAAGAAGCTGGTGGAGGATATTTCTCTAAAGCTAAAGCTAAAGCTCATGTGAAG GAAATTTCAAGTCCTAAACAAACTAGGGAAGATTCACGTACGAGTGAGCAACCTTCTCGATGGAAAGATGAACTCATCAATTCATTCGTCGAACTGGCTGATGGAGTAGTTACACGAGACGTTGCAACCGTTTACCTTACACTGAGCAATTGGAATGTAGAGAAAGCCTTCTCCTGTCTATTGGAAGAGACATCGCAGGTTCAGGCTTCACATGGTTCCCCAAACAAAAATTACTTGGAAGAAGACGAGACTGGGAGCTCTTCTAG TTCCAGTAATGCTGACTCGACCGATACAGGAAACGCCACCGTAGCATCGTCTCTAGCGGAT GAAAATGTAAAGGATGAGGATGttgaagaagagttatccccagctcctattactactactactactactagtaCAGTAGAACTAGAAATCATTTTGGACGATGGTGAATCTGGGGTACAGGTATGGATTATTTTTAGATCAGACCAAACCGTCAGAGACATCCGCAACAGGATTGCCTGGTTTAGACCAGAAGACAAGAGAGACTACTACTTAAAGTCTGATACCGGAGTAGAGTACAGGGATTTGGATACAACAGTACACAGCATTACCTCTGGTTCTCGTGGCTCTACAATTCTCCACCAGATGTACTCCACTTAG